The genome window GCAGGTATATCGGATAGACGTAGCCCCTCGTTCCGACCTTGATGTCCACTCCCACCAGCTGACTTATCATACGAGCCTCCTCCCCGTGACCTTCAGGAAGATGTCCTCGAGTGTTGGTTCTTCAGTGTTTATGCGCCTTATCTCATGCTCCCGCAGGATTCTCAGGAACTCCTCGTTTCCTCCAAGGTTCTCAAGCGGGAACTCGGCGGTCCTCACATCACCGCTGGCCACATACTCGATCTTGATCAGGCGCTTACCCATCCTCACCTTCAGCTCGCCCGGATTTCCAACGAGGACTATCTTTCCGTCCACAATGAACGCAACCCTGTCGCAGAGCTCATCGGCGACGTACATGTTGTGGGTGGTCAGAAAGATCGTCTTCCCGTTTTCGCGCATCTCAAGGAGCAGGTCTTTTATCCTCCTTGCGCTCGCCGGGTCGAGGCCTTCGAGGGGCTCGTCAAGGAAGAGGATTTCCGGATCCGGGAGCAGAGCCCTCGCCAGATCGAGCTTCTTCTTCATTCCCTTGGAAAAGCCGGAGACGAGTTTATCTGCCTCGTTTTCAAGCCCGACAACCTTGAGAACCTCCAGGGGGTCGAGGTGCTTTCTGTAAAAGCTCGCAAAGAACTCAAGGTTTTCGAGGGCAGTGAGACGTGAGTAAACGGCAGGAAACTCGAAGGAGACGCCGATTCTGTTGTAGTACTCCTTCCCCCATTCGCGGAGGTTCCTTCCAAGGATTTTGACGGTCCCTTCATAGTCCCTCAGGATTTTCACCAGAATTTTGACGGTCGTGGTCTTCCCAGCCCCGTTAGGACCAAGGAACCCGTAGATTTCGCCCCTCTCGACGGAGAAGCTCAGACCATCAACGCCCCTAACTTCTCCGTAGTACTTCCTAACGTTCTCAACCTCTATGACGGGCATGGTTTCACCTATTGGTTAACTGGAAGTTCAGGTAGTTATAGGTAACCCCGCACATGTGCGGTTATTTGAGGGTCTCGTCGAGGAGCCTCTTAAGCCCCTTCCTCAGGTGCTCCTTCACCGTTGAGGGGCTGAGGTTCAGCATCTCCGCCAGCTCCCGCAAAGTGACCTTCCGGGGCTCGTTGAAGTAGCCGCTCTTGTAAGCCAGGAGGAGAACCTCGGCCTGCCTTTTCGTCAGCTTTGAGAGGGGACTGCTCTCCGGTTCTGCCTCCTCAACGCTGATCACCCTCGCACCGTAGGCTTCACGAAATGTTCTCACCACTTCCCCAAGGAGCTCTTCCTCGCAGAGAACCGAAAGAATGCTCTCACCCCCGACGAAGGTTCCGCTCTCAAAAATGACGAGGCCTTTCTTCTGAAGCTCGAAGAGCCTATCCGCCTGCTCCCTCTGGGGTTCAAGGGAGGCGCGGATGTAGAGCAGGTGCATACCATTCCTGGGAAAGGCCCTGACGTCCCTCACCTGGTGGAGCGCCCGCAACCGCTCGATGACCTTCTCAGGGGATTCCCGGAACTTGACTTCCACCAGCTTGATGACATCGGTGTCTATGGTGAAGTAAGTGTCCCCGTAGGCCCACTCTATCGCTTCGAGGAGCCACTCAAGACCGGCAAAGAGCTCCTCTTTGTATGGTATTGCGAGTTTTAGGCGCTTCATAACGAAGGCTTGACCTCAAACCTTATGGGGATTTCGGAAAAATGAAAATGGAATCAGCCGCTCTCAAGCAGGTTGTCAAAGGAGTCCCTGATGCTGTACGTTACGTGCCGGTAAGCATGTATG of Thermococcus sp. JdF3 contains these proteins:
- a CDS encoding ABC transporter ATP-binding protein; translation: MPVIEVENVRKYYGEVRGVDGLSFSVERGEIYGFLGPNGAGKTTTVKILVKILRDYEGTVKILGRNLREWGKEYYNRIGVSFEFPAVYSRLTALENLEFFASFYRKHLDPLEVLKVVGLENEADKLVSGFSKGMKKKLDLARALLPDPEILFLDEPLEGLDPASARRIKDLLLEMRENGKTIFLTTHNMYVADELCDRVAFIVDGKIVLVGNPGELKVRMGKRLIKIEYVASGDVRTAEFPLENLGGNEEFLRILREHEIRRINTEEPTLEDIFLKVTGRRLV
- a CDS encoding helix-turn-helix domain-containing protein yields the protein MKRLKLAIPYKEELFAGLEWLLEAIEWAYGDTYFTIDTDVIKLVEVKFRESPEKVIERLRALHQVRDVRAFPRNGMHLLYIRASLEPQREQADRLFELQKKGLVIFESGTFVGGESILSVLCEEELLGEVVRTFREAYGARVISVEEAEPESSPLSKLTKRQAEVLLLAYKSGYFNEPRKVTLRELAEMLNLSPSTVKEHLRKGLKRLLDETLK